From one Halosimplex rubrum genomic stretch:
- the orc4 gene encoding DNA replication protein Orc4, translating into MTPDSSPSSVDDPLFESGHRIFANKDLLKIGHVPEADRIVGRDEEISKLAKRLNGAVHGYSPENVMIYGKTGTGKSLVSKHVCQRAQNAAQDGVKIGTAYIDCAEDNTETQAISSLAAKLNDESSTGISVPHTGLSTSKYYKLLWKTLDAQFDSVIIILDEIDLMNDDSVLMKLSRAEEAGKIDCSVGVIAISNKIQYVDNVNERVKSSFQHKELFFKPYDANQLREIMFNREDAFQDGVLSEDVIPLSAAFAAQEHGDARKAIDILRHAGEVAYEAGAEQVTEEHVRQAQQHAEKDRFRELVNGAPTQAKAALLALTELSVNSNDDAFLTSRVYDQYERICNHLDMDILSVRRFRDILKEQAFLGVVEIEKINKGSAGGIHLQNRLIEDPQVVRETILEDSRMQDWTRE; encoded by the coding sequence ATGACGCCCGACTCTTCACCCAGTTCTGTCGACGATCCACTCTTTGAATCCGGGCATCGCATCTTCGCGAACAAGGATCTCCTGAAAATCGGCCACGTTCCGGAGGCTGACCGGATCGTCGGTCGCGACGAGGAAATCTCGAAGCTCGCGAAACGTCTCAACGGTGCTGTCCACGGGTACTCCCCGGAGAACGTGATGATCTACGGGAAAACGGGGACCGGGAAATCTCTCGTTTCAAAACACGTCTGTCAACGAGCTCAAAATGCCGCTCAGGATGGCGTCAAGATTGGAACAGCGTATATCGACTGTGCTGAAGACAACACGGAGACTCAGGCGATCTCCTCACTTGCCGCGAAGCTGAACGATGAATCTTCGACTGGAATCTCCGTCCCACATACCGGCCTCAGTACGTCGAAATACTACAAACTCCTCTGGAAGACGCTCGACGCTCAATTCGATTCTGTGATCATCATCCTCGACGAGATCGATCTGATGAACGACGACAGCGTGCTGATGAAGCTCTCGCGCGCTGAGGAGGCGGGGAAAATCGACTGTAGCGTCGGCGTCATCGCGATCAGCAACAAGATCCAGTACGTCGACAACGTGAACGAGCGCGTGAAAAGCAGCTTCCAGCACAAGGAGCTGTTCTTCAAGCCATACGACGCCAACCAGCTCCGGGAGATCATGTTCAACCGTGAGGACGCCTTCCAGGACGGCGTCCTTTCCGAGGACGTGATTCCGCTCTCGGCGGCCTTCGCCGCGCAGGAACACGGCGACGCTCGGAAGGCGATCGACATTCTTCGCCACGCCGGCGAGGTCGCCTACGAGGCCGGAGCAGAGCAAGTGACGGAGGAACACGTCCGCCAGGCACAGCAACACGCCGAAAAGGACCGGTTCAGAGAACTCGTGAACGGCGCACCCACGCAGGCGAAAGCGGCGTTGCTGGCGCTCACGGAACTGAGTGTCAACAGCAATGACGATGCGTTCCTCACGAGCCGGGTGTACGACCAGTACGAACGCATCTGCAACCATCTCGATATGGATATCCTCTCAGTCCGTCGGTTCCGCGACATCCTGAAAGAGCAAGCCTTCCTCGGGGTTGTCGAAATCGAGAAGATCAACAAGGGGAGTGCGGGCGGCATCCACCTCCAGAACCGACTCATCGAAGATCCCCAGGTCGTCCGCGAAACGATCCTCGAGGACAGCCGGATGCAGGACTGGACTCGCGAGTAG
- a CDS encoding type B DNA-directed DNA polymerase: MSFSIGFLDDGRVLEWETTADGAVATEHEDYSPRFYVAARDPASDLDLTTLQSVYDQHPDVVATEMVARRPGFRRDEEAVLAVDVAHIDRVTPLARQARQLSAYPVGDLTCFNVDFSREFRYCLETGADPTPASELSTLRLSVPVTETSNDVYGELSVAGDTVIGSPTDLLPAVQGALDAHDPDVLVCSTSEIVPTLHEMATDAGIDDFSLSRWPDVDYQQLASRSTYSSYGRVGHSPARYNVPGRAIIDESNTFFYGETNLEGVIDLVSRSKKPVQELAWASIGNVLTAIQICEAHDRGVLVPWNSWRHEFYKPMGTLHDADRGGFIFAPEVGLHENVHELDFSSLYPNIICTRNVSPDVIRCDCHGDRDDVPGLEYSICDDRGYLVDVLQPIINARDEIKAAIRREKERDDPDEDRLAELEGRSGALKWILVACFGYQGFSNAKFGRIECHEAINAFAREILLTAKQRLEAGGWRVVHGIVDSIWVTPDPDVDDDDREDLETLATAITEEVEIRLEHEAHYDWVAFVPQRESDAGALTKYFGKVAGDDDFKVRGIEARQRSTPPFIEDVQRDCLDQLDATRSPDAVLGRLERAIDELQAGNVAVERLVERNRVSKPLEGYSQNTQNVAALKRAREQDLAVHPGQDIEYVVVDDEKSSRDRVALVHEEIKTYDASYYETQLVRAIESVLSPLGWDRSDIRRELSGERDAVLSSFGATNELS, translated from the coding sequence ATGTCATTCAGTATTGGCTTCCTGGACGACGGCCGTGTCCTGGAGTGGGAGACAACCGCCGACGGCGCCGTCGCGACCGAGCACGAAGACTACTCGCCGCGCTTCTACGTCGCCGCTCGCGACCCAGCGTCCGACCTCGACCTCACGACCCTCCAGTCGGTGTACGACCAGCACCCGGATGTCGTCGCGACCGAGATGGTTGCGCGACGGCCGGGCTTTCGACGAGACGAGGAGGCCGTTCTTGCGGTCGACGTTGCCCACATCGACCGTGTCACCCCACTCGCCCGGCAGGCACGCCAGCTGTCGGCCTATCCAGTCGGGGATCTCACCTGTTTCAATGTCGACTTCTCGCGAGAGTTTCGGTACTGTCTGGAGACCGGCGCCGATCCGACGCCGGCGAGCGAGCTGTCGACGCTCCGGCTCAGCGTTCCGGTGACCGAAACGAGCAACGACGTCTATGGGGAGCTGTCCGTCGCCGGCGACACCGTCATCGGCTCGCCGACGGATCTCCTGCCCGCCGTCCAGGGGGCGCTCGACGCACACGATCCAGATGTCCTGGTCTGCTCGACGAGCGAAATCGTCCCGACCCTCCACGAGATGGCGACGGACGCCGGCATCGACGACTTCTCGCTGAGTCGGTGGCCGGACGTCGACTACCAGCAGCTCGCGAGCCGGTCGACGTACTCGAGCTACGGTCGCGTCGGTCACTCACCGGCGCGGTACAACGTGCCCGGACGGGCGATCATCGACGAGTCGAACACGTTCTTCTACGGGGAGACGAACCTCGAGGGCGTCATCGACCTCGTGTCGCGCTCGAAAAAGCCCGTCCAGGAGCTCGCGTGGGCGTCGATCGGGAACGTCCTCACCGCGATTCAAATCTGTGAGGCCCACGACCGCGGCGTCCTCGTCCCGTGGAACTCCTGGCGCCACGAGTTCTACAAGCCGATGGGGACGCTCCACGACGCCGACCGCGGCGGGTTCATCTTTGCCCCCGAGGTCGGCCTTCACGAGAACGTCCACGAACTCGACTTCTCCTCGTTGTACCCGAACATCATCTGTACCCGGAACGTCTCACCGGACGTCATCCGGTGTGACTGCCACGGCGACCGCGACGACGTCCCCGGGCTCGAATACTCGATCTGCGACGACCGGGGCTACCTCGTCGATGTGCTACAGCCAATCATCAACGCACGCGACGAGATCAAGGCGGCCATCCGTCGTGAGAAGGAACGGGACGATCCCGACGAGGACCGCCTGGCTGAACTCGAAGGGCGGTCGGGAGCGCTAAAGTGGATCCTCGTCGCCTGCTTCGGCTATCAAGGGTTCAGCAACGCGAAGTTCGGCCGCATCGAGTGCCACGAGGCGATTAATGCATTCGCTCGTGAGATTCTGCTGACGGCGAAACAGCGGCTGGAAGCGGGCGGCTGGCGCGTCGTCCACGGCATCGTCGACTCCATCTGGGTGACGCCGGACCCCGACGTCGACGACGATGACCGTGAGGACCTCGAGACGCTCGCGACGGCAATCACGGAAGAGGTCGAAATCCGGCTCGAACACGAAGCCCACTACGACTGGGTGGCGTTCGTCCCGCAGCGCGAGAGCGACGCCGGCGCGCTAACGAAGTACTTTGGGAAGGTCGCCGGCGACGACGACTTCAAGGTCAGAGGCATCGAAGCCCGGCAGCGTTCAACCCCGCCGTTCATCGAGGACGTCCAGCGGGACTGTCTCGACCAGCTCGATGCCACGCGGTCACCGGACGCGGTGCTCGGCCGGCTCGAACGAGCAATCGACGAACTGCAGGCAGGCAACGTGGCGGTGGAGCGGCTCGTCGAACGGAACCGTGTCTCGAAGCCCCTGGAGGGCTACTCACAGAATACCCAGAACGTGGCCGCCTTGAAGCGAGCCCGCGAGCAGGACCTGGCAGTCCACCCGGGTCAGGATATCGAGTACGTGGTCGTCGACGACGAGAAATCCTCGCGAGACCGGGTCGCCCTCGTCCACGAGGAGATCAAGACCTACGACGCCTCGTACTACGAGACGCAGCTGGTTCGAGCGATTGAGAGCGTGCTTTCACCGCTCGGATGGGACCGCTCCGACATTCGCCGGGAGCTCTCCGGTGAGAGGGACGCCGTTTTGAGTTCGTTCGGAGCCACCAACGAACTGTCGTAG